The Sinobacterium norvegicum genome includes a region encoding these proteins:
- a CDS encoding SirB2 family protein has product MYAIAKHLHMTLAIVSILFFIGRGMLVAIKGQEALNRKWLKITPHIVDTFLLLAAVVLMTTLSIYPFGEVSWLTAKVLALICYIALGVIALKAGRPNSVRVIAFLLAVVAFGYMLAVAITKSPSLGL; this is encoded by the coding sequence ATGTATGCCATTGCCAAACACCTCCACATGACTCTTGCCATAGTATCGATACTCTTTTTTATCGGCCGGGGTATGCTTGTTGCTATCAAAGGACAGGAGGCCCTCAATCGCAAGTGGCTGAAAATAACCCCGCACATTGTTGATACCTTTTTGCTGTTGGCCGCCGTTGTACTGATGACGACACTGAGCATTTATCCCTTTGGAGAAGTCTCATGGTTGACCGCCAAAGTATTGGCCCTGATCTGCTATATCGCCCTCGGTGTGATTGCATTAAAAGCTGGCCGCCCCAACAGCGTCCGCGTTATTGCCTTTCTGCTAGCCGTCGTAGCATTTGGTTATATGCTGGCTGTTGCCATCACTAAATCGCCGTCTCTAGGGCTTTAA
- the xseA gene encoding exodeoxyribonuclease VII large subunit, protein MNKNSLLDRLAEREIFSVSQLNNRAKKMLEKHFSTVWVEGEISNFSSPNSGHWYFTLKDNGAQIRCAMFKKNNQTVKFKADQGVKVVARAQLSLYEARGDYQLIIEHLEQAGIGELQKAFEALKEKLQNEGLFSPEAKKNLPMNPAHIGIVTSPTGAAIKDILAVLKRRQPNMRITLYPVSVQGEKATAEIVQAIRFANRIAGRFQTPLQALIIGRGGGSLEDLWCFNEEAVARAIVESALPIISAVGHEIDFTISDFVADQRAPTPSAAAELISTDQSEQLLQLTGYQQHLRKTIRLGVQSRQQQLNYLQKRLRDPRKQLQNYAQRIDDIEGQLIKAMRAKISHSRNLSTLGHSRLLQFNPSILLHQYRQRLHQLGEQLPKNIQLTIQQKHQQLSKQGELLHSLSPLAVLGRGYSITQKDKNNIVSNANDVNCGDSITTRLLHGELTSTVTSIKKP, encoded by the coding sequence ATGAATAAAAACTCACTGCTCGACCGGCTTGCAGAGCGGGAAATCTTTTCCGTCAGCCAGCTCAATAATCGCGCGAAAAAAATGCTCGAAAAACATTTCTCCACTGTCTGGGTAGAGGGAGAAATATCTAATTTTTCAAGCCCAAACAGCGGTCACTGGTATTTCACACTAAAAGATAATGGCGCCCAAATTCGCTGCGCGATGTTCAAAAAAAACAACCAAACGGTCAAGTTTAAAGCTGACCAAGGAGTCAAGGTTGTCGCCCGAGCCCAGTTAAGTTTGTACGAGGCTAGAGGCGATTATCAACTCATTATCGAACACCTCGAACAAGCCGGCATTGGCGAGCTACAAAAAGCCTTCGAGGCGTTAAAAGAGAAACTGCAAAACGAAGGCTTGTTTTCCCCAGAAGCCAAAAAAAACCTACCGATGAACCCCGCGCATATCGGCATTGTTACCTCACCCACCGGTGCGGCAATCAAAGATATTCTGGCAGTACTCAAGCGCCGACAACCCAATATGCGAATCACCCTCTATCCGGTCAGTGTTCAAGGAGAGAAAGCAACAGCGGAAATTGTCCAAGCCATCCGTTTTGCCAATCGCATTGCCGGCCGTTTTCAAACCCCGCTACAAGCGCTGATCATTGGACGCGGCGGTGGTTCATTAGAAGACTTGTGGTGTTTTAATGAAGAGGCGGTCGCACGGGCCATTGTGGAGAGCGCACTGCCCATCATCTCCGCCGTCGGGCACGAAATCGACTTTACCATCAGCGATTTTGTCGCCGACCAGCGTGCACCAACCCCATCGGCCGCCGCCGAATTGATCAGTACCGACCAATCAGAACAGCTACTACAACTGACCGGTTATCAACAACACCTGCGCAAGACAATCAGGTTAGGCGTACAATCACGGCAACAACAGCTCAACTACTTACAGAAGCGGCTGCGCGACCCTAGAAAACAACTACAAAATTACGCCCAGCGCATCGACGATATCGAAGGTCAGTTGATCAAGGCTATGAGAGCCAAGATCAGCCATAGTCGCAATCTGTCGACGCTGGGGCATAGCCGCCTACTACAATTCAACCCCAGTATTCTGCTGCATCAATACCGTCAACGCCTTCATCAGTTAGGCGAACAACTACCCAAGAACATCCAGCTGACAATTCAGCAAAAACATCAACAACTAAGCAAACAAGGCGAATTGCTCCACAGCTTGAGCCCTTTGGCGGTACTTGGTCGCGGCTATAGCATCACGCAGAAGGACAAAAACAACATTGTCAGCAACGCCAACGATGTCAATTGTGGTGACTCGATAACCACTCGATTACTTCACGGCGAACTCACCAGCACCGTGACATCCATCAAAAAACCATAG
- the guaB gene encoding IMP dehydrogenase, translated as MLRIKEEALTFDDVLLVPDYSEVVAKDVSLQTQLSRNITLNIPLISAAMDTVTEARLAITMAQEGGIGIIHKSMSVEQQAKEVRAVKKHESGVVKDPVTISAQATLRELLAVKEQYNISGVPVLDNGALVGIVTNRDVRYLDKLDTLVKDIMTQKQDLVTVKEGSDPEEVKALLHNHKIEKVLVVNDDFDLCGMITVKDIHKAQTYPSAAKDSQGQLLVGASVGVGADTDARVTALIEAGVDVLVVDTAHGHSKNVLDRVSWIKKNFPQVDVIGGNIATGDAAKALVAAGADGVKVGIGPGSICTTRIVTGIGVPQISAVADVAQALEGTGVPLIADGGIRFSGDLSKAVVAGASCIMMGSMFAGTEESPGEVELYQGRTYKAYRGMGSLGAMARTQGSSDRYFQDASEGAEKLVPEGIEGRVPYKGTLGAVIHQLMGGLRSAMGYTGSKTMDEMRTKPQFVRVSAAGMSESHVHDVSITKEAPNYPTTSRG; from the coding sequence ATGCTACGTATTAAAGAAGAAGCGCTGACGTTTGACGACGTCTTATTAGTTCCAGATTACTCTGAAGTTGTGGCCAAAGATGTCTCTTTGCAAACGCAATTGTCACGGAATATCACACTTAATATCCCTCTTATCTCTGCCGCTATGGACACGGTGACCGAAGCTCGTCTCGCAATTACCATGGCGCAGGAAGGTGGTATAGGCATTATCCACAAAAGCATGAGTGTTGAACAGCAGGCGAAAGAAGTTCGTGCTGTTAAGAAACACGAGAGTGGTGTGGTGAAAGATCCTGTTACCATTTCAGCGCAAGCGACCCTGCGCGAATTGCTCGCTGTTAAAGAACAATACAATATCTCCGGCGTCCCGGTTCTTGATAACGGTGCATTGGTCGGCATTGTGACCAATCGCGATGTGCGTTATTTGGATAAACTTGACACACTGGTCAAGGATATCATGACGCAAAAACAGGACTTAGTCACAGTCAAAGAGGGCTCCGATCCTGAGGAAGTGAAGGCGCTGCTGCATAATCATAAAATCGAAAAGGTTTTAGTGGTTAATGATGACTTCGACCTCTGCGGCATGATTACGGTCAAAGATATCCACAAGGCTCAAACCTACCCCAGTGCTGCCAAAGATAGTCAGGGCCAGTTATTGGTGGGTGCCTCCGTCGGTGTCGGTGCGGATACCGATGCCCGGGTGACTGCCTTGATAGAGGCCGGTGTCGATGTGTTGGTGGTGGATACCGCCCACGGCCACTCTAAAAATGTTTTAGATCGTGTTAGCTGGATCAAGAAAAACTTCCCGCAGGTTGACGTTATCGGTGGCAATATTGCTACCGGTGATGCGGCTAAGGCATTGGTTGCTGCCGGTGCAGATGGGGTGAAAGTTGGTATTGGTCCAGGTTCTATTTGTACAACCCGTATCGTTACGGGGATTGGTGTGCCGCAGATCAGTGCGGTGGCTGATGTCGCCCAGGCGCTTGAAGGTACGGGTGTGCCGCTGATTGCCGATGGTGGTATTCGTTTCTCAGGTGATCTCTCTAAGGCTGTTGTTGCCGGCGCCTCCTGTATCATGATGGGATCAATGTTCGCTGGCACCGAAGAGTCGCCCGGCGAGGTCGAACTTTATCAAGGCCGTACCTATAAGGCTTATCGCGGCATGGGTAGCTTGGGTGCCATGGCGAGAACACAGGGCTCCAGCGACCGTTATTTCCAGGATGCCTCCGAAGGCGCTGAGAAATTAGTGCCCGAGGGTATTGAAGGCCGTGTCCCCTATAAAGGTACGCTTGGCGCGGTTATCCATCAGTTGATGGGTGGTTTACGCTCGGCAATGGGGTATACCGGTTCTAAGACCATGGACGAGATGCGGACCAAGCCGCAGTTTGTTCGTGTTTCCGCCGCGGGTATGAGCGAAAGCCATGTCCATGATGTCAGTATTACCAAAGAAGCACCGAACTATCCAACCACTTCGCGCGGTTAA
- the guaA gene encoding glutamine-hydrolyzing GMP synthase, translated as MSQDIHAQRILILDFGSQYTQLIARRVREIGVFSEIYPWDMSDEDIRAFNPKGIILAGGPESVTEVNSPRAPELVFNLGIPVFGICYGMQTMAEQLGGKVAGSHVREFGYAKVEVEGSSALLKDIADHMEGGKKLLDVWMSHGDKVVEMPAGFELMNSTESCAIAGMYNEDKRFYGVQFHPEVTHTLQGERIFEHFIAEICGCEKLWTPANIIEDAVARVRQQVGNKKVLLGLSGGVDSSVVAAMLHKAIGDQLTCVFVDNGLLRKNEGEQVMEMFANNMGVRVIRADAEQAFLEPLLGVSDPEAKRKVIGNKFIEIFDQEATKITDVDFLAQGTIYPDVIESAAAKTGKAHVIKSHHNVGGLPDDMAFELVEPLRELFKDEVRKIGLELGLPYDMVYRHPFPGPGLGVRILGEVKKEYADILREADAIFMEELHASGWYHKTSQAFAVFLPVKSVGVVGDQRRYEYVIALRAVETIDFMTARWAHLPYELLETVSGRIINEITQVSRVTYDVSSKPPATIEWE; from the coding sequence GTGTCTCAAGATATTCACGCTCAGCGGATTTTAATCCTCGATTTCGGTTCTCAATACACTCAGCTGATTGCACGACGTGTTCGTGAGATTGGTGTTTTCTCTGAAATCTATCCATGGGATATGAGTGACGAAGATATTCGTGCTTTTAACCCGAAGGGTATTATCCTTGCCGGTGGTCCCGAGTCGGTTACCGAGGTCAATTCACCACGGGCGCCCGAGCTGGTGTTTAATCTCGGTATCCCTGTTTTTGGCATTTGCTACGGCATGCAGACCATGGCTGAGCAGTTGGGCGGTAAAGTTGCCGGCTCTCATGTTCGCGAGTTTGGTTATGCCAAGGTTGAGGTTGAGGGCAGCAGCGCGCTGCTGAAAGATATTGCCGATCATATGGAAGGCGGTAAAAAGCTGTTAGATGTGTGGATGAGCCACGGCGATAAGGTGGTTGAAATGCCGGCTGGCTTCGAGTTGATGAACTCGACCGAATCCTGTGCCATCGCAGGCATGTACAATGAAGATAAGCGTTTTTACGGCGTACAATTTCATCCCGAGGTTACCCACACGCTTCAGGGTGAGCGGATTTTTGAACACTTTATTGCTGAAATTTGCGGCTGTGAAAAGCTCTGGACTCCAGCCAATATAATTGAGGATGCGGTAGCCCGTGTACGTCAGCAAGTTGGCAATAAAAAAGTGTTACTCGGCCTCTCGGGTGGTGTTGATTCGTCCGTGGTGGCGGCAATGCTGCACAAGGCTATTGGCGATCAGTTGACCTGTGTTTTTGTGGATAACGGTTTGTTACGCAAGAACGAAGGTGAGCAGGTGATGGAGATGTTTGCTAACAACATGGGTGTGCGGGTTATTCGTGCCGATGCTGAGCAGGCCTTTCTCGAACCGTTATTGGGTGTCTCCGACCCAGAGGCGAAGCGCAAGGTAATCGGTAATAAATTTATCGAGATCTTCGACCAGGAAGCGACCAAGATCACCGACGTCGACTTCCTCGCGCAGGGGACTATCTACCCCGATGTGATCGAATCGGCCGCCGCTAAAACCGGCAAGGCTCATGTCATCAAATCGCATCACAATGTTGGCGGCCTGCCCGACGACATGGCCTTCGAATTAGTTGAGCCACTGCGCGAATTGTTTAAGGATGAGGTGCGCAAAATCGGCCTCGAGCTAGGTCTGCCTTATGACATGGTCTATCGTCACCCATTCCCTGGTCCCGGCCTCGGTGTTCGCATATTGGGTGAGGTGAAGAAAGAGTACGCCGACATTCTGCGTGAGGCCGATGCCATTTTTATGGAAGAGTTACACGCCTCCGGTTGGTACCACAAGACCAGCCAGGCCTTTGCTGTCTTCCTGCCGGTTAAGTCGGTTGGCGTGGTCGGTGATCAGCGCCGCTATGAGTATGTTATTGCTCTGCGCGCGGTAGAGACTATTGACTTTATGACGGCCCGTTGGGCACATCTGCCCTATGAGTTACTCGAGACCGTATCCGGCCGTATTATCAATGAAATCACTCAGGTTTCACGCGTCACCTACGATGTGTCGAGCAAGCCTCCCGCGACTATTGAGTGGGAATAA